A window of the Eleutherodactylus coqui strain aEleCoq1 chromosome 8, aEleCoq1.hap1, whole genome shotgun sequence genome harbors these coding sequences:
- the LOC136576447 gene encoding uncharacterized protein isoform X1, with product MLAELFLGCSYGEKLQVSGAIRECLVPPSYMTQNFHETCSVSPPTTSYAITIPKGSRFTSIGNRAPLIPVSGTDTTQCGTQTKEHPMGSLGIHHQGILLNKYLIQANALQALCHTQGILGLLTLLLQVDVLLGMPFHQDPTAIMDPMAIMAIMDPMAIMDPLANMGMVHLAAFLINMGIIRNTRSIITMVTDMGSMDLLAALIQTKWLQDEYVESEHSSFLKSNTRSLQAMKKNMTEYTKTHFKIVPYLLYMQSKHIVSLLWCHCTKPLIVSVSVSLTIFTYNPCDYLLCVGE from the exons ATGTTGGCTGAATTATTTCTGGGCTGCTCCTATGGGGAGAAAT TACAGGTATCAGGTGCGATCAGGGAGTGTCTCGTCCCTCCTTCCTACATGACTCAGAATTTCCATGAAACCTGTTCTGTGTCTCCTCCCACCACCTCATATGCCATCACTATTCCAAAAGGAAGCAGGTTTACTTCGATAGGAAACAGAGCCCCATTGATTCCCGTGAGTGGTAcag ACACAACACAATGTGGAACCCAAACCAAG GAACACCCTATGGGCAGCCTGGGTATCCACCACCAGGGTATCCTCCTCAACAAGTACCTTATCCAGGCCAATGCCCTCCAGGCACTATGCCACACCCAGGGTATCCTGGGCCTACTTACCCTCCTCCTCCAGGTGGATGTGCTCCTGGGTATGCCCTTCCACCAGGACCCCACGGCCATCATGGACCCCATGGCCATCATGGCCATCATGGACCCTATGGCCATCATGGACCCCCTGGCCAATATGGGTATGGTGCACCTGGCTGCCTTCCTCATCAACATGGGCATCATAAGAAACACAAGAAGCATAATCACCATGGTCACGGACATGGGAAG CATGGATCTTCTAGCAGCTCTGATTCAGACTAAATGGCTTCAGGATGAATATGTTGAATCTGAACACTCAAGTTTCCTTAAAAGCAATACAAGATCCTTACAAGCAATGAAGAAGAACATGACTGAATACACCAAAACTCATTTTAAAATTGTGCCATACTTGCTATATATGCAGAGTAAACATATTGTGTCTCTACTGTGGTGTCATTGCACAAAACCTCTCATTGTATCAGTATCAGTATCACTCACTATATTTACATACAACCCGTGTGATTATTTGCTATGTGTTGGTGAATAA
- the LOC136576447 gene encoding uncharacterized protein isoform X2 codes for MLRVMGGFVCKCNAFQGRGTDKEQTGLSKDHQNINRESTLRDTTQCGTQTKEHPMGSLGIHHQGILLNKYLIQANALQALCHTQGILGLLTLLLQVDVLLGMPFHQDPTAIMDPMAIMAIMDPMAIMDPLANMGMVHLAAFLINMGIIRNTRSIITMVTDMGSMDLLAALIQTKWLQDEYVESEHSSFLKSNTRSLQAMKKNMTEYTKTHFKIVPYLLYMQSKHIVSLLWCHCTKPLIVSVSVSLTIFTYNPCDYLLCVGE; via the exons ATGCTCCGTGTTATGGGTGGGTTTGTATGCAAATGTAATGCATTCCAAGGGCGTGGAACTGACAAAGAGCAAACCGGTTTGTCTAAGGATCATCAAAACATAAATAGAGAAAGCACCCTTCGAG ACACAACACAATGTGGAACCCAAACCAAG GAACACCCTATGGGCAGCCTGGGTATCCACCACCAGGGTATCCTCCTCAACAAGTACCTTATCCAGGCCAATGCCCTCCAGGCACTATGCCACACCCAGGGTATCCTGGGCCTACTTACCCTCCTCCTCCAGGTGGATGTGCTCCTGGGTATGCCCTTCCACCAGGACCCCACGGCCATCATGGACCCCATGGCCATCATGGCCATCATGGACCCTATGGCCATCATGGACCCCCTGGCCAATATGGGTATGGTGCACCTGGCTGCCTTCCTCATCAACATGGGCATCATAAGAAACACAAGAAGCATAATCACCATGGTCACGGACATGGGAAG CATGGATCTTCTAGCAGCTCTGATTCAGACTAAATGGCTTCAGGATGAATATGTTGAATCTGAACACTCAAGTTTCCTTAAAAGCAATACAAGATCCTTACAAGCAATGAAGAAGAACATGACTGAATACACCAAAACTCATTTTAAAATTGTGCCATACTTGCTATATATGCAGAGTAAACATATTGTGTCTCTACTGTGGTGTCATTGCACAAAACCTCTCATTGTATCAGTATCAGTATCACTCACTATATTTACATACAACCCGTGTGATTATTTGCTATGTGTTGGTGAATAA